Sequence from the Nitrosopumilus maritimus SCM1 genome:
ATAATTAGCAAATTTTTGCAAAACAGAAATCAATTGCTAGTAATTTTTGATGTTGAAGGTGTTTTGTATGATGAAGAATATCTTCCAATCCTTGCAGAGAAACTCAATAAACAAGATGAGATTTGGGCAATTACAAAACAAGGAATTCAAGGAAAAATTAACTGGGAAGAAGGACTTCGAACTAGAGTTGCTGCTCTAAAGGGCCTTGATGAAAAAACATGTCAAGAAGTTTCTGATGCATTACCCATTATGACTGGTGCAAAAGAAGCATGTAGAGCATTAAAAGCTGCTGGTTGGAAGTTGATGGCTGTTTCAGGCGGATTTACACTGATGATGGAGAGATTAAAAGACGAATTGGGATTAGATTATGTTTATTCCAATGAATTAATTTTCAAAGACGGAAAACTGGATGGCGTAAAAATCAATGTTGATTCAGACAAATCAAAATCTGCACGAATTAAAATTGAAGAATGGGGAGAAAAGAAAGAGAATATTGTATGTGTTGTAGATGGCGCAAACGATGTAAAATTATTTGATATTTGTGGATTGGGAATCGCATATCGTGCACAAGACTTGGTAAAAGATTTGGCAACCACAACTCTGGAAGAAAAGGATCTTTCAAAAATTTTGGATATTATTAACAAACATTACAAATTAGAATTAGAATCTCCAACTCCTGCATAAACAATTTTTTAGTCCACTCTTTCAGATATTATAATTGGAAATCATACCTATTCATATTGAAAAAGAGATTGAACCTTCAGATGATCTTTCAGAATTGATCATCTCTTCAAATCAAATCCAAGATGGAGATGTCATAGTAATTGCTCAAAAAATAATTTCAAAACAAGAGAGACGTCTAGTTGAATTGTCTACTGTAAAGCCTTCATTGCTTTCTGAAGGAATTAGTTCACAATATCAAAAAGATCCTCGTATTACTGAATTAATTCTATCTGAATCAAAACGAATCATTCGTATGAAAAATGGAATTTTAATTGTTGAAACAAATGATGGTACAATTTGTGCTAATGCTGGCATTGATGAGAGTAATGTAAAAGATGGATTTGCAACCCTGTTGCCATTGGATTCAGACAAATCTGCCAAAAACATACGTGAAAAAATTTTCAAACATACAAACAAAGATGTTGCAGTGATAATTTCTGATACATTTGGTCGTCCATTTAGATTGGGACAAACAAATTGCGCTATAGGAATTTCAGGATTGTCACCTATAATTGACTATGAGGGAACTCAAGATACATTTGGAAAAACTTTACGTGTTACTGCAATTGCAATTGCTGATGAACTCTCAGCAGCATCTGAATTAGTTATGGGCAAAACATTGAAAACCCCTGTAGCAATAATTCGAGATTGTTCGTTTCCAAAAGGTGAACAAGGAATCAGTGAATTAATCCGTGCGGAAGATGAAGATCTTTTTAGATAATTTTTTGTTTTGATTCCATAAGATTATTACCTAAAGACAAAAAATTTCATTTGAAAATGCCAATAAATGCTGAATTACATTGTCATAATTCTTTTTCAAATTTTCATGTAGGTCATGATGAACCTCCTTATGATTGTGATATCACTATACGAGATCAACTTGAGCGATCATATCGTTTGGGATTAGATGCAATTTTTGTTACTAATCATAATACTCTGGATGGATACCGTCAATTGTTAGAATACAAAAATAATCATTCCAAATTCAAAAACATCGATGTTTTTCCGGCAGAAGAAATCACCACTGATACTGGTGCTCATGTTTTAGCTTATGGAATTCATGATGTGATCTCACCTGGCCTTTCTCTTGAGGAAGTAATAGATGAAGTTAGAAAACAAGGTGGAGTGTCGTCTGCTCCTCATCCATTTAGTTTACTTGATGCACTACGTGACAGTGCCAAAAAATGTGACATGGTGGAGGTCTTTAACAGCAATAATGTTGATATTCTATCTAATGCTCGTGCAACAAAATTTGCTTTGGATAATAACATGATTCAAGTTGCAGGGAGTGATTCCCATGTTTTATCAACACTTGGAAGATGTGTCAATGTAATTGATTCTGAAAATAATCTAGATGATATTTTATTTGCTATGAAACATGGGAAAATAGAAATTTCTCAAACAGGTTATGCTCATCAAGCTGAAACACTTGACCATTTGCGATACAAAATTAATAATTCCAAAGAATATTTGATTGATTATATTTCTGAACACTATCCAAATGCAAAATGGCTTTTGACATTGTTATTGAGAATTTACGATTCCAATCAAAATAGTCACATGTGGGCACTTTTTTACAAAATTGCAATTTATTTGATGAAGAGAATTTCTCATAAAATCAATTTCCAGAATCAAGATCCAAGTTTCATGAAAGACAGAAATCTTGCAACCATGTTCAAAATGGCACTGTAAGCAATAATTAATCTAAAAAACTCAAATAGCTTTTAATATGACAGAACGTCCTTTTTCAGTTAGTTAAATGTCCGAATCAACAGAAAAAAAATTAGATGCAACTGGATTATTTTGTCCAGAACCTGTATTCAGAACTAAAATTGAAATTGAAAGGATGCAAGTCGGTGAAACATTAACAGTTTCTGCTGATGATCCTGCAGCTGAAGATGATATCTCTAGATGGGTAACAAGACAAGGTCATGAATTACTTGACATGTCTAAAAATGGAGATGTAATTACATTTCAAATTAAAAAGGTGAAATAACCAAAATTATGACTACTGTAACTGACACAGATGTTTTGAATCGTGTAGGTAACACTCCTCTTGTAAAATTAGATTCCCTTTCACATGATAATGTGGATTATTTTGCAAAATTGGAAGGTCATAATCCATTTGGTTCTGTAAAAGACAGAGCTGCATACTGGATGATAAAAGATGGCGAAGAAAAAGGAATTCTGACAAAAGGTAAGAGCATTATCATAGAACCAACTTCTGGAAATACTGGAATTGCTTTAACTGGAATTGCAAATTTGTTGGGATACAAAGTTGAGATTGTTATTCCTGAAAAGGCAAGTAATGAAACTAAAGATATTATTCGAAATTTGGGCGCCAAAGTCTTTGAAACAAGTGATGATTTATGTCCTAAAGTTGGTGCGGGAACTGATCAAAGTATCGCACTTGCAACTTCTATTGCATCCTCAAGACCTGATACCTATTATTCTCCAAATCAATACGCTAATGAAGCAAACTTCAAAGGTCATTACATTGGAACAGGACCTGAAATTTGGAGACAAACTGAGGGTAAAGTGACTCATTTCTTTACTGGTGTGGGTACTGGTGGAACAATTACTGGTATTGGTGCATTTCTTAAAGAAAAAAACCCTGATGTGAAAATTATTGGATGTCAACCCCAACAAAACCACCTCATTCAAGGATGGAGAAACTTTGAAGAATCTGCAAAACCTGATTTATTTTTGAAGAGAGAAAATGTTGTTGATGATTGGGTTTCTGTTGATAATGACGAAGCATTCTCTGTTGTAAAGGATGTTTTTGAAAAAGATCAACTTTTGATTAGCCCTTCATCTGCTGCAGTCTATGCTTGTATGAAAAAATATCCTATTGAAGGAGATGCATGTGTTGTTGGAATTTTTGCTGATGATGGCCGAAAATTCAAGAGTGTTTATGCTAAACAAAATGTAATGCCTGAAGAAAGTTTTGAAAATTGTCTTAAGGACGCAAAACACATGTCAGAATTAGCATACTAGTTATTCTAAAATATTTTTCAAGTGTTTTTCATAAAAATCTCTAAAATATGAATTCATATCTCTTTCATGATGTAGACATTTATCACTTTGATCTGTAATGTTGTTTTTTATTTCTCTGCTCCATTGACTTTGTTGTCTGTCTTTAGAGTTGATGATTGTAGGGTTCTCTTCAATTTTTTGCATGATATCTATCAATGATGATGACAATTGTCGGAATTTGCTAATCTGTAAAAGAAATCTTTCTGATTCCTCCTTGTCTGCAATTTTCATTAATGAGAATACTTGATTGTAATATTCTAAAGCTTTTTTGTTATATTCTTCAAAATTCTTGATTCTTTTTTGCCAATATTCTTTTGATGTTTTTTCTTCTACTTTGTAGCTAAATTGAATTTTGCTTAATTCCATGCCTAATTTTGCTAGTTTATCACTATGTTCCTTCATGGTTTTTTGACTATTTTCTATCTCGTCAGTCATGAAAATCTGTATTTTTTATTCCAATAAAGAGTTTAGATTTGTGATTTGTTCCAAGATTCTAAGGATTCTTTGGAATATTCCAACAGACATTTTTCACAAAATGAATCCCATTCTCCAATTCCATTCTTTTTGAAATAATCTAATGACCATTTGTATGGTGGTTTTTCTCTGTATTGAAATTGCTGAATCGTATAGATTTCTTTTTCAAAAAATTTGTTTAAGCATTTTTTGCATTGTGCATTTTTCATTCTTGATTATCTGCACTTTCTGTTAGATATTTATCTACATCAATTGCTGCCATACAACCATAACCTGCAGCTGTAATTGCCTGTCTGTAACTTCTATCATGTACATCACCTGCAGCAAAAACACCTTCAACATTTGTATGTGTTTTATTTTTCAGTACAACATACCCCTCATCATCTAAATCAATTTGATTTTTGAATAATTTTGTATTTGGTTCGTGTCCAATTGCGACAAAGAGGCCTCCTACATCTAATGTTGATTCTTCATTTGTTTTTAGATTTTTTAAAACTGCTTGTTGCATTTTTTGATCACCTTTAATGTCAACTACTGCTGAATCCCAATGGAATTTTATTTTTTCATTACTATGTGCTCTGTCTTGCATTACTTTGCTTGCACGTAACTCATCTCTTCTGTGAACCAAATGTACAGTTGTTGCAAATTTTGTAAGAAAAGTTGCTTCTTCTACTGCAGAATCTCCTCCTCCAACTACTACTAACTCTTGATTTCTAAAGAATGGTCCATCACATGTTGCACAATAAGATACTCCTTTTCCTCCAAAAGTCTCTTCCCCCTCTAATCCAAGTTTTCTGGGATTTGCACCTGTTGCAATAATAATTGCCCGGCCTTCATATTCTTCAGATGCTGTCAACACTTTGAGTGGTTTTCGCCTAAAATCTACATCTACGGCCTCATCATCTACAATGGTTGTTCCCATTCTTTGACACTGTTTTCTCATTTCTATCATTAAATCTGGACCCATGATTCCGTTTTCAAATCCTGGATAGTTCTCAACTTCAGTTGTATTGACAAGTTGGCCTCCAGGTAATATCCCTGATAAAATTAAGGTGTCATATCCTGCTCTGGAACAATAAATTCCAGCTGTATAACCAGAAGGACCTGCACCAATAATCACAACATCAAATTTTGTTTTTTTCTTATCTGGCATTTTTGGACCGTCGTCTTTTGATTCTAGAACTGTAGAACCAGCATCTGCTGCCATCATGATAACTCATCTTTTAATTTCAATAATTTAAGTGAATATCCTTTTTTTGATTAATCATCTTTCATTCTCATAAGAATCTGGTCACATATTTTGCGCATTTGAGAATCAGATCCCACACTAGAAATTCTTACAATATCTGTGGTGGTAATGATCCCTACAATTTCCTCATCTTCTATAACTGGTAGCTTATGTATTGATTTTTCTTTCATAATTTCTGCTGCTTCCCAAATTGTACTCTCTGATTTTATTGTAATTAGTGGTGATGACATTACTTCAAAAATCTTAGTATGTGGAGTTTTTCTTTCTGCAACAATTTTTGTAACAAAATCTCTTTCTGTTACTATTCCTAAAGTTGCAATTTTATCTACAACAATAACACATCCTACATTTTCTTCTTTCATTTTTTTTGCTACTTCTTCTAATGTTTCTGACACTTTTACCGTTAGAACGTTTTTACTCATTATTTGATTTACAAATGTATTTTCCACATATTTTTTTAGTTTGTTAACTATATGATTAGATTTCAAATTATCATTTCTGAAAATCAATCAAGAAAATCAAAAGGCCTTTTAAATTAATTATTAATCAATTATTAATATGGTGATAAAAACAAAAAAAATCTTAGTTCCTCTAGATGGTTCTAAAAACTCAATTCGTGGTTTAGATATGGCCATTCATTTAGCAAGACAATCTCAGGGTGTAATCGTTGGATTATCTGTAAAATCTGTGCCTGGAATTTATGCTATTCACCCTTTAGGTTTTTTAGATTTTAATACTTCAAAAGAAATGAAACAAATCCTTGATGATGCAAAATTACGCGCAGCAAAAAAAGGAATTAAATTAATTTCAAAAAAATTATCTGGTGATCCTGGATATGATATTGCTAGATTTACAAATAATAAAAAAAATGGAATTGATTTAGTAGTTATCGGTGCTCGTGGAAGAAGTTCTGCAAAAGAGCTTTTTTTGGGCAGTGTTTCAAATTATGTGTTACATAAATCCAAAAAACCGGTACTTGTTGTGAAATGACTGAAGTTCCATTATACATTACTGGATTATCAAAAGATGATCTTGCTAACCAAACTCTCTTCTCAAAATTTGGTGCCGCTCTTGAGAAAGTTCAACCAGTACTACCTGATGTTATTGAAGCAAAAATTGATGTCAAGACTCAAAATATTGAAGGTGCTAGAACACATTATGATGTTACTGCTACAATAAAGGCCTCCAAAAATCATCTTGTCTATACTGAATCTGATTGGGATATAATCAAAATTGCTGATGAGTTATGTAGAAAACTTGAACGCGAATTATCTAAACATGATGACAAACGTCAAAGAGACAGTGTTCGAAAAAGAGATGTTAGGAATCTCTAATAGTGAAAGAATAGCATGTGATGTGTTTGATTTCAATTGTAGGTACTGGTAGGGTTGGTGCATCTATTGCATTTCTTTGTGTATCAAATGGCTTAGATGATGTATTGTTGGTAAACACTACTAAAGAGAAAGCCATTGGTGAATCTCTAGATGTGGCAAGTGCAATTCCTGCAAATTCTAAATTTTCTATTCGTGGAACTGATGATTATTCTGAATTAATAGGATCTGATATTGTTATTATTGCAGCAAGTGTTGGTATCTATACCAAACACCGTGCTGAGAACATTGATCATCAAGTGGCAATGATAAAAAACATTGCAAAAAAAATTAAAAAATATTGCCCTTCTGCAATTGTTTTATTAGTTTCAAATCCTCTTGATGTTTTAACTTACTTTTTTCAAAAAACAACTGGTTTTTCTAGATTCAAAGTAATTGGTATTGCATCTAGTCTTGATACAAGTAGATTTCGTTATTATATTTCTGAAACATTATCTGTTCCACAATCTTCAGTTTCAAATGCCCTTGTTTTAGGTGAACATGGTGATTCTATGGTTCCGATCTTTTCTGGTGTTTCTGTTGGTGATAACCCTCTCTTCTCTATGATTGATAGTCGTGATACCATCACTGACAATGTACGAAATTATTGGAGAACTTTGAGAAATTTTAAGAGCAGATCTCAATTTGGTATTGCCAAAAATGTATTTGATGTAGTTGATGCTATTCGAAATAAAAAAGAAATCTCTATTCCTGCTTCAGTTGTTCTTGATGGTGAATATGATGAACACGATGTTGCGATGGGTATACCAGTAATAATTAATCAAAATGGGGTATCTGAAATACAAAAAATTAAACTTGATGATACTGAATCTTCTTCTCTCAAAAAGTCAGCTGAAAAAATTCGTAGTGACATTAAATCTGTTCATGATTGATTGATTATTTTTTCAAAACTCTCTTCATGCTTTTTACAAAATTTCTTGTTTGTTTGTGCGTAAAGTAGTTCTTTTTGCCAGTGTGCATTATACAACCTACATTCTTTGTCTTCGCAAAATGCATCTCCTGTTTCATAATACATAATAGCTTGTAACAGATAACTCTCTGCAACTTCTGATAGTCTTGGATCGTTATACTCTAAAAATTCTCCCTTGTATTTCTCTTTGATTTTTTCTGTATTTTCTTTGGTAAAGTTTGTCATTAATTCCAAATAGTACTCTTTAGGTTTTGCAGGTGCTTCAATTATTCCTGTCGTTGAAATTATTGTGGGATTTGTTCCAATTAATGCCCTTGCATGATATCTAAAGTCACTTTCATCAAATGTACATGTTAGTTTGTTTGTAAAAATTATGTTTAGAATATCTTGATTGCCTTCATCTGCAGGAATAAATTTTGAAATTCTTTTCTGAAATTCAAATCCATCATAAAGAATCTTTTCTTCATTTTGTGAATTATCTGTATTTTCTTTTTCCATTTGTATTTCTGATTCTGTTGGAATGTGACTTGAAAATGGTTTTTTTAATTCATAAATTCTTGTAGTGGCAATTTCTTGAAATAATTTTTCATTTGTGTTTTCAAAAAAGTTTTTTCGGATTTCTATCTCCACATGAAATGTTTCTTTAAGAAATTTCTCTATGTTGTTTATTTGAATTTCTGGAACTGTAGGTTCGTCATAAATGATAATTTTACTTGTTTTCACTAGAAAAACAATGGATTGATTGCTTATCTTTCTAACTCTTTGATTTTCTCAGCTGCAATCTCTGCTGCTCTCTTTCCAGAGTATAACATTGAACCAAATGTTGGTCCCATTCTTGCTAATCCGTGAGTTTCTGTGACTGACATTCCTGCTGCGATTAGTCCTGGGTAAATTTCACCTGTTTTGTGAACAACATGTTCTTCACCGTCATTTACAAACATTGGTTCCATTCCTTTCCACTCGGCTAAACCTCTGTCGACTAGTCTTTTTACTGCAACAGAATCGTGTCCTGATGCATCGATGATTATTTTTGCTTCAAATGCAACTGGATCAACACATGTAATGTTACGTGGTAATGCTGAAACTGGCATCCAGTTAACAACAATTCCTGCAACTCTTCCGTTCTTTAGAACCAAGTCATCAAACTTTGTTAGTTGTAAGAATTTTACACCTGCATCACATGCACCTGCAATTAATTTTGAAACTGCATGTGGACCTGGTGTCAAATACAAACCATCTTGTACTTTTTGATATGGAACACCTAATTCGTCCCAAATTTTTTGTGCAGGTTCTCTAACTGTAACTGGGTTCATCATATAACCCCCTAACCAATATCCTCCCCCTAGGTAGTTGTTTTGTTCAATAACTAAAACTTTGAAACCCAAGTTTGAAAGTTCTCTACTTGCAGTAAGTCCTGCTGGACCTGCACCGATAATGATTACATCTGACTCTGCTCTATCAACTAGAACTTTGTGAAATTCATTTGCTATTGCTTGTGTAATTTCAACTTCACGTACGTCAGTAAATATTTTTGATGATTGTTCTGCTACAGTTGCTTCTTGCATGGAAAATTTCTTGTCTAGAACCCATTAATACTTTGCCACCTCAAAAATTAGGATATACTAATTATTCTATATCTGTAAAACGAATCTTTCCTGAAAATATAGGAAATATTGAGTCAGCCTTGAAAGTTTGAGTCCCAAAACCTCCATTTCTCAAAAATTTATATCCAAACAAAAAGGAATTTTGTTGTATTGACAGTATCTGATCTTAAACAATCTCCAGCTGATTCTCCTAAACATAAAATCAATTGGGCAAGAATTGAAGAGGCTGATAATTTTGCAAAAACTGTAAAATTATTCCGTCAGGGAAAATACGATGAAGATAGTTTTAGACGATTTAGACTCCAACATGGCGCATATGGTACTAGAATGACTAATGACTATGCTATGGTTAGAATTAAACTCCCTGCAGGTGAAATTTACCCTCATCAAATTGAAAAATTATCTCAATTAAGTGAACAGTATTCTATTGGAAGTGCACATATCACAACCAGAGAAAGTGTTCAATTACACTGGGTAATTCTTGAAGATGTATCTGAAATTCTCCGTGGTCTTGCTGATGTAGGAATGACATCAAGAGAGGCATGTGGAAATAGTGTAAGAAATGTAATGTGTAGTCCTATGACCGGTGTTTGTCCAAATGAGGAATTTGATTCAACTCCATATGCACGTGCTACTGCAAAATTCTTTTTGAGAAACCCTATGAGTCAAAATCTTCCTCGTAAATTCAAATTCACTTTTACATGTTGTGAGAAACATGGAATGGTAAGAATAGTTGATGTTGGGTTAATTCCTCAGATAAGAGAAATAGATGGAACTAAACAAAAGGGATTCAAAATATTTCTTGGTGGTGGATTAGGAAACAGATCATTTGTTGGACATCAATTAGAAGACTTTACTCCTGAAGAAGATTTACTTTACACCTCAATTGCTGTAGTGAAAATATTTGATAGACTTGGTGATAGAAAAAATCTTGCAAGAAATAGAATGCGTTATCTTGTAAATGATATGGGTTGGGAAAAATTCCAAAATCTTGTATTAAAAGAAAGAGCTGTAGTAAGAGCCACTCAATCTGTAATTACACAACTTGATGTTGATCACACTCCTGATGAAATTAAACGCCCAATCAGAGTAAGTGACGAGAGTGGAACTGGAACTCCTGATGGCTATGCAAGATGGCTAAAAACTAACACTGAAACACAAAAACAATCTGATTATAGAACTGCATACATCACACTTGAAGCTGGAGATATTACGTCAAGTCAATTACAAGCATTAGCAGATATTATTCGTGACTTTTCTGCAGAAGGTAAGGCTCGTGCTGGCTTTGTACAAAATATTGCATTACGTTACGTTCATGAAGATGATTTGCCCCGTTTGTATTCTAAACTGCTTGAAATCGGTCTTGCAAAATCAGGTGCCCTTACCATGACTGCTCCTATTGGATGTTCTGGCACAACTTCATGTAATTTGGCATTAACAAATTCACATAGACTGGCTAAAGAAATCCAAAGAAAATTCTTGGAACTAAAACTTGATGAAGATGATGACTTGCGTGATGCTTCTATCAAAATTAGTGGATGTCCAAACTCTTGTGGTCAACATGGAATTGCAACTATAGGATTCTTTGGCGGTGGTGCACGTCTTGGAAAAGACATGTATGCAAATTATCAGATGTTGTTAGGTGGACGTTCTGATGGTGATGCAATGCTGGGACAAATCTGTCACAGAGTTCCTGCAAAAAGAGTGCTTCCTGTAATTTTGAAAATCATAGAGTTGTTTAAAGAACACAAGAAACCAGATGACACTCTAAAGTCTTGGATTCATAGAGTTGCTACAAACACTGAGGATTCTGAAATTAAAACCCTCAATGACATCAAAAAAGCAATTGACCCATTAACAATTCCTCCAACAAAAGAAGAGGATCCTGATTTCTATCTTGATTATGGCAGCGACACTAGTTACCATACTAAAACTGGAAAAGGTGAGTGTGCTGCTTGACAGAATCTGGTAACATCACAACGGATGTAGATTCTTTACGTTCAGAGATAAGAGACAAAAGTGTTAGAGTAATTGATGTAAGGCGAGAAGATGATTACAAAAAGGATCATATTTCTACTGCAGTAAATCTACCTTTAGCAAATCTTTTGTCTGATGATAGTCCTGAACGTGTTGTAAAATTAGTAAACTCAATGGGAATTGATGATGAAACTCGTGTTGTAGTTTATGATGATACCTTTGGAGCATTAGCATCTAGAGTTGCATGGACTTTGGAATACCTTGGACATTCAGATGTAAGTTTGCTTGAAACTACCTATAGTAACTGGAAATCCCTTGGTTTAGAAAGCGATTCTGACACACCTGATATTCAAAGTAAAGAACATTCTATGAATCTTCAATCTGATATTTTGGCTACTTCTGATTATTTGGAATCTGCAAAAGAACGTGATGATGTTATTCTAATTGATAATAGGGAGAGATTGAACTTCCTTGAACAACACATTCCTGGTGCAATTAGTCTTCCATACAGAACACTTGCATCAAATGACAAAATCTTACGTCCAAAAGAGGACATGAAACGCTTACTCGATAATCGTGGTGTATCTGGAAATACTGAAATCATTA
This genomic interval carries:
- a CDS encoding nitrite/sulfite reductase, producing the protein MTVSDLKQSPADSPKHKINWARIEEADNFAKTVKLFRQGKYDEDSFRRFRLQHGAYGTRMTNDYAMVRIKLPAGEIYPHQIEKLSQLSEQYSIGSAHITTRESVQLHWVILEDVSEILRGLADVGMTSREACGNSVRNVMCSPMTGVCPNEEFDSTPYARATAKFFLRNPMSQNLPRKFKFTFTCCEKHGMVRIVDVGLIPQIREIDGTKQKGFKIFLGGGLGNRSFVGHQLEDFTPEEDLLYTSIAVVKIFDRLGDRKNLARNRMRYLVNDMGWEKFQNLVLKERAVVRATQSVITQLDVDHTPDEIKRPIRVSDESGTGTPDGYARWLKTNTETQKQSDYRTAYITLEAGDITSSQLQALADIIRDFSAEGKARAGFVQNIALRYVHEDDLPRLYSKLLEIGLAKSGALTMTAPIGCSGTTSCNLALTNSHRLAKEIQRKFLELKLDEDDDLRDASIKISGCPNSCGQHGIATIGFFGGGARLGKDMYANYQMLLGGRSDGDAMLGQICHRVPAKRVLPVILKIIELFKEHKKPDDTLKSWIHRVATNTEDSEIKTLNDIKKAIDPLTIPPTKEEDPDFYLDYGSDTSYHTKTGKGECAA
- a CDS encoding sulfurtransferase; the encoded protein is MTESGNITTDVDSLRSEIRDKSVRVIDVRREDDYKKDHISTAVNLPLANLLSDDSPERVVKLVNSMGIDDETRVVVYDDTFGALASRVAWTLEYLGHSDVSLLETTYSNWKSLGLESDSDTPDIQSKEHSMNLQSDILATSDYLESAKERDDVILIDNRERLNFLEQHIPGAISLPYRTLASNDKILRPKEDMKRLLDNRGVSGNTEIITYCGSVGTLSGLAYYALKTAGLPNAKLYVRSFKEWKNLQKPTAKQEDANYWDLSAE